The Prevotella melaninogenica genome window below encodes:
- the coaD gene encoding pantetheine-phosphate adenylyltransferase gives MKIGIFVGSFDPFTIGHDAIVRRSLPLFDKVVIGVGINERKKCMLSAEERTERIARLYADEAKIEVKAYCDLTIDFARREGAEYIIKGVRSIKDFEYEREQADINRRLSSIETIFFYAEPQFESISSSVVRELKNFGRDITEFLPKGY, from the coding sequence ATGAAAATAGGTATATTCGTTGGAAGCTTTGATCCATTTACAATAGGACATGACGCTATTGTACGCCGCTCCTTGCCACTCTTTGACAAGGTTGTGATTGGTGTTGGTATCAATGAGCGGAAGAAGTGCATGCTCAGTGCGGAGGAACGGACCGAGCGCATAGCACGACTCTATGCTGACGAGGCAAAGATTGAAGTAAAGGCATACTGCGACCTCACCATCGACTTTGCACGAAGAGAGGGCGCCGAATATATCATTAAGGGTGTACGTAGTATAAAAGACTTTGAATATGAGCGCGAACAAGCTGATATCAACCGACGCTTGAGTTCTATTGAAACCATCTTTTTCTACGCTGAACCACAATTTGAAAGTATCAGTTCAAGCGTTGTAAGAGAACTGAAAAACTTTGGAAGAGACATCACTGAGTTCTTGCCAAAGGGATATTAA
- a CDS encoding acyl-CoA thioesterase has protein sequence MEKKKYIFETRLDVRDYECDIQGIVNNANYLHYTEHTRHRFLKSLGVSFSELHEKGVDAVVARMQLTYKVPFTCDDEIISRMSLKKNGLRWVFSHDLFRASDERLCFHADVDLVTLINGRLGSSKEYDEAFARVL, from the coding sequence ATGGAAAAGAAGAAATACATCTTTGAGACAAGACTGGATGTTCGCGACTATGAGTGCGACATCCAAGGTATCGTTAACAATGCAAACTACCTGCATTACACCGAGCATACACGCCATAGATTCCTCAAATCATTAGGCGTTAGCTTCTCTGAACTTCACGAAAAAGGCGTTGACGCCGTTGTAGCACGTATGCAACTCACTTATAAAGTGCCATTTACCTGCGACGACGAGATTATCTCACGCATGTCATTAAAGAAGAATGGACTACGCTGGGTGTTCTCTCACGACCTCTTCCGTGCCAGTGACGAACGCCTCTGTTTCCATGCAGATGTAGACCTTGTGACACTCATTAATGGTAGATTGGGCAGTAGCAAGGAATATGACGAAGCGTTTGCAAGAGTATTGTAA
- a CDS encoding type II toxin-antitoxin system VapC family toxin, with product MRIFLDTNIIIDLLEARGEFTQNALKVASMVINNGDELLLSDLSVVNACYIERKSLGNRGFIATFSAIRDCFEIIGMGAPAIDATITANWNDFEDAMQYFAALNANADIIVTRNKKDFATSEISVVTPLEYIEGKIK from the coding sequence ATGAGAATCTTCTTAGATACCAATATTATCATAGATCTTCTTGAGGCAAGAGGTGAGTTCACACAGAATGCACTGAAAGTGGCAAGTATGGTTATTAACAATGGAGACGAACTTTTGTTGAGTGACCTATCAGTTGTAAATGCTTGTTATATCGAAAGAAAATCCTTAGGGAATAGGGGCTTTATAGCAACATTCTCTGCTATTAGAGATTGTTTTGAAATTATCGGTATGGGAGCACCTGCAATAGATGCTACTATCACTGCTAATTGGAATGATTTTGAAGATGCAATGCAATACTTTGCTGCTCTTAATGCAAATGCTGATATCATTGTCACAAGAAACAAGAAAGATTTTGCTACCAGTGAGATAAGTGTTGTAACTCCTTTGGAATATATAGAAGGTAAAATCAAATGA
- the dapB gene encoding 4-hydroxy-tetrahydrodipicolinate reductase: MKIALIGYGKMGHMIEQIALERGHEIVSIIDVDNIEDFDSPAFASADVAIEFTNPTAAFANYQRAFAHNVKVVSGSTGWMQDHKAEVERMCTEGGQTLFWASNFSIGVAIFSAVNRYLAKIMNGFPQYNVEMEEVHHVHKLDAPSGTAITLAEEIIKDLDRKDKWVKGFQHAADGTESGSNKVAPNELPIASIRRDEVPGIHSISYDSEADKITITHNAHSRKGFALGAVLAAEYTKEHTGLLTTSDLFKF; the protein is encoded by the coding sequence ATGAAAATAGCATTGATAGGCTATGGCAAGATGGGGCATATGATAGAACAGATAGCCCTTGAGCGTGGCCACGAAATCGTAAGTATTATTGATGTAGACAATATAGAGGACTTTGATTCTCCTGCATTTGCATCGGCTGATGTAGCTATTGAATTTACGAATCCTACGGCTGCTTTTGCCAATTATCAGCGTGCCTTTGCACACAATGTGAAGGTTGTTAGCGGCTCTACGGGCTGGATGCAGGACCATAAGGCAGAGGTTGAGCGTATGTGTACGGAAGGTGGACAGACCTTGTTCTGGGCAAGTAACTTCTCTATTGGCGTTGCTATTTTCTCAGCTGTCAACCGTTATTTGGCAAAGATAATGAATGGTTTCCCACAGTATAACGTTGAGATGGAGGAGGTACACCATGTGCACAAACTCGATGCACCATCTGGAACAGCCATAACCCTTGCAGAAGAGATTATCAAAGACCTCGATCGGAAAGATAAGTGGGTTAAAGGCTTCCAACACGCTGCCGATGGTACGGAGTCAGGTAGTAACAAGGTTGCTCCTAACGAACTTCCTATTGCCTCTATTCGACGTGATGAAGTGCCTGGTATTCATAGCATCAGTTATGACTCAGAGGCAGACAAGATTACCATTACTCACAATGCTCACAGCCGTAAAGGCTTTGCATTGGGTGCCGTCTTAGCAGCTGAATATACCAAAGAGCATACCGGATTGCTTACTACAAGCGATTTATTTAAGTTTTAA
- a CDS encoding DUF2851 family protein gives MEQLIHYVWKHKLFPLTGLKTTDGQEVEVIDTGLHNHNAGPDFFNAKVKIGGTLWVGNVEIHDRASDWFLHRHDRDPNYNNVILHVAESIDVDVKTRRGDYPPQMRLQVPTAVREHYEELLTTDEYPACYRIIPSLSKLMVHSWMSALQTERLEQKTEAIAQRVKDCDGSWEAAYFVTLARNYGFGINGDAFETWAKLIPLQSVAHHRDNLMQIEALFLGQAGLLDIAAIPERYQQQALNDSYLTELKSEYQYLAHKFGLQAMDANQWRFLRLRPQNFPHIRIAQLAHLYYEQRAGLSQLLECESVKQVRELLATQVTHYWETHYVFGEESAKSEKKLSAASLNLQIINTVAPILFAYGKHKNSEKYCERAFDFLETLKAEENHIVRMWKEVGLMVETAGDSQALIQLKKEYCDRKDCLRCRIGYEYLKGNSSIKGLRELG, from the coding sequence ATGGAACAACTCATCCACTACGTATGGAAACATAAGCTGTTTCCGTTGACGGGACTTAAAACCACTGACGGACAAGAGGTGGAGGTCATTGACACTGGACTACATAATCACAACGCTGGGCCTGACTTCTTCAATGCAAAGGTGAAGATAGGCGGTACGCTGTGGGTGGGGAATGTGGAGATACACGACCGTGCCTCCGATTGGTTTCTACACAGACACGACCGCGACCCGAACTATAACAATGTTATCCTGCACGTGGCTGAGTCTATCGACGTTGATGTTAAGACACGAAGGGGCGATTATCCGCCACAGATGCGACTGCAAGTGCCGACGGCTGTGCGAGAACATTACGAAGAACTACTCACAACAGACGAATATCCGGCTTGTTATCGTATCATTCCGAGTCTTTCAAAACTAATGGTTCATTCGTGGATGAGTGCCTTACAGACTGAAAGGTTGGAACAGAAGACAGAGGCGATAGCCCAACGAGTGAAGGACTGTGACGGCTCTTGGGAAGCAGCCTACTTCGTTACACTTGCTCGCAACTATGGTTTCGGCATCAATGGAGACGCTTTCGAGACATGGGCTAAGCTAATTCCTTTGCAGAGCGTGGCACATCATCGGGACAATCTCATGCAGATTGAAGCTCTCTTCTTGGGGCAAGCTGGATTGTTAGATATAGCAGCTATCCCAGAACGATATCAACAGCAGGCACTGAACGACAGCTATCTCACAGAGCTGAAAAGCGAATATCAGTACTTAGCACATAAGTTTGGACTACAAGCAATGGATGCCAATCAATGGCGATTCCTCCGCCTACGGCCGCAGAACTTTCCGCATATCCGTATCGCACAGCTCGCTCACCTCTACTATGAACAGCGGGCAGGATTGTCTCAGTTGTTGGAGTGTGAGAGCGTTAAGCAGGTGAGAGAACTCTTGGCAACACAGGTGACACACTACTGGGAGACACATTATGTCTTTGGTGAAGAGAGTGCAAAGAGCGAGAAGAAACTATCAGCAGCATCGTTGAATCTACAGATTATCAACACCGTTGCGCCTATCCTCTTCGCATACGGCAAACATAAGAACTCGGAAAAGTACTGTGAACGTGCCTTCGACTTCCTCGAAACCTTGAAAGCAGAGGAGAATCACATCGTTAGAATGTGGAAGGAAGTGGGGCTAATGGTAGAGACTGCGGGTGATTCGCAAGCCCTTATACAACTAAAGAAGGAGTATTGTGACCGAAAAGACTGCCTCCGCTGTAGGATTGGTTATGAGTATCTGAAGGGGAATTCATCAATTAAAGGGTTAAGAGAATTGGGATAA
- a CDS encoding DUF4252 domain-containing protein: protein MKRFIIISILALSTLSASAQSVKGLIEQYRHEKNVIHLHITPALMSFLKVLAKSHSDDSKALKAVSSFRILVFDDCDSIVKSRFRNTVQTFHPKGYTPIIYNKQADETNYVYLKEKKGCIREVLILAIDKQDGAIVRIKGKISPNDVDSVVKESTNKKNLKSYKL from the coding sequence ATGAAACGGTTTATCATCATAAGCATCCTTGCTCTCAGTACATTATCAGCCTCAGCGCAGAGCGTAAAAGGGCTGATTGAGCAATATAGGCACGAGAAAAACGTTATTCACCTTCATATAACACCTGCCTTAATGTCGTTCTTGAAGGTGCTTGCTAAAAGCCATTCGGACGATTCCAAGGCTCTGAAAGCGGTGTCATCCTTTCGTATACTTGTCTTTGACGACTGTGATTCGATTGTAAAAAGTCGTTTTAGAAACACGGTTCAGACCTTCCATCCTAAGGGATATACGCCAATCATCTACAATAAGCAGGCAGATGAGACTAATTATGTTTACCTCAAAGAAAAGAAAGGGTGCATTCGTGAAGTGCTCATCCTTGCTATTGACAAACAAGATGGTGCCATTGTGCGGATTAAGGGTAAGATAAGTCCTAACGATGTCGACTCTGTTGTGAAAGAAAGTACCAACAAGAAGAATCTGAAAAGCTATAAGTTATAG
- a CDS encoding DUF4252 domain-containing protein, with product MKRIILTLCMTMIACITAFAQKALFEKYSETDGVSTVYISHNMMRMMGNVKAGNKDISKVAGRLDYLQILSCERPSLIPSIKKSAQNIFNQQKYSIVMQVNEGGEHTTIYERHYPNGKNEFALLAIERNEITIINLLGNISLQDIQGIAGGK from the coding sequence ATGAAGAGAATTATTTTAACGCTTTGTATGACTATGATAGCCTGTATAACGGCATTTGCCCAAAAGGCATTGTTCGAAAAATACAGCGAAACAGATGGTGTCTCCACTGTCTACATATCACATAATATGATGCGAATGATGGGCAATGTGAAAGCAGGTAACAAGGATATCAGCAAGGTTGCAGGCCGTCTCGATTATCTGCAGATACTCTCCTGCGAGCGTCCTTCACTGATTCCTTCTATCAAGAAGTCTGCCCAAAACATCTTCAATCAACAAAAGTATTCGATTGTAATGCAAGTCAATGAGGGGGGCGAACATACTACTATCTACGAGCGGCATTACCCGAATGGAAAGAATGAGTTTGCCCTACTCGCCATAGAACGCAATGAAATTACAATTATCAACCTACTTGGTAATATCTCTCTACAGGATATTCAAGGAATAGCTGGTGGGAAATAA
- a CDS encoding RNA polymerase sigma factor, whose amino-acid sequence MQASDFKQLFLPCHRKLFSVAYRLMSNAQAAEDMVQETFLKLWMQRDKIEKVDNPEAYSITVLRRIFYDKMRARHLQEVDKDVGSLQVSSSQNISKQLEEADEYQRVRQLITHLPEPQARIMLMRDIEERSFEEISIETGLTEVNIRSILSRARKKIREQIKAMRYDKD is encoded by the coding sequence ATGCAAGCAAGCGATTTTAAACAGCTATTCCTACCCTGCCATCGGAAACTCTTTTCGGTGGCATATAGGCTGATGAGCAACGCTCAAGCTGCTGAGGATATGGTGCAAGAAACCTTCCTAAAACTCTGGATGCAGCGTGATAAAATAGAAAAGGTGGACAATCCCGAGGCTTATAGTATAACAGTACTACGCAGAATCTTCTATGACAAGATGAGAGCAAGACACCTTCAAGAAGTCGACAAAGACGTGGGAAGTCTGCAAGTAAGCTCCTCACAGAACATAAGTAAGCAATTAGAGGAAGCTGACGAATACCAACGCGTAAGGCAGTTGATTACCCATCTGCCCGAGCCACAGGCAAGAATCATGCTGATGCGCGACATAGAAGAGCGCAGTTTTGAGGAAATCAGCATCGAAACAGGGCTTACGGAGGTGAATATAAGAAGTATTCTCAGCCGTGCCCGAAAGAAGATTAGAGAACAGATAAAAGCAATGAGATATGATAAAGACTGA
- a CDS encoding helix-turn-helix domain-containing protein codes for MMNQQIDLLKSILFAEWTTLVTFGICLLVLQKQKKPAYQLYTRARQLLAINFLIFAMEPFLYWLKEEEIYSIPYPETISLSLYLIVTVLLSMIYLPFVQPDYITRKRVLHNVIFLAGCLSFLCIGAIIGGTFRLISHITVTVVLLTMVILLGIRFYSYYRKAQQKMANFYADNFKQSIAWLARSVTLVIALGFPCYIPSILPHWGIEIYKALCLLSIIYMFLSFTNYMFNANFVVLNITLPQKNVRLDKGTIEKLQRCTLRWQKTPAALTKNITINDVSRQLGTNRTYLSLYLNTYLNLTFSEWIGQIRLKQAKTLLASNAIMSMEQVAEATGFTSSSAFSHYFKAHEGLSPIRWRRQTRHKKTDQSD; via the coding sequence ATGATGAACCAACAAATAGACCTCTTGAAAAGTATTCTGTTTGCAGAATGGACAACACTCGTCACATTCGGCATCTGTCTCCTTGTACTCCAAAAGCAGAAGAAACCAGCTTACCAACTATATACGAGGGCACGTCAACTGCTTGCCATCAACTTCCTAATCTTTGCCATGGAGCCGTTCTTGTATTGGCTGAAGGAGGAAGAAATCTACAGCATTCCCTATCCAGAGACCATTAGCCTAAGCTTGTATCTTATTGTTACGGTGCTCCTTTCTATGATCTACCTGCCGTTTGTCCAACCTGATTACATTACTCGAAAAAGAGTACTCCACAATGTCATCTTCCTTGCTGGCTGTCTTTCTTTCCTCTGCATCGGAGCTATCATAGGTGGAACATTCAGACTGATCAGCCATATAACTGTAACGGTGGTTCTCTTAACAATGGTTATTCTTTTGGGAATCCGTTTCTACAGCTACTACCGAAAGGCGCAACAAAAGATGGCTAACTTCTATGCTGACAATTTCAAGCAGTCTATCGCCTGGCTCGCACGTTCGGTAACGCTTGTCATTGCACTGGGATTCCCCTGTTATATTCCGTCTATTCTCCCTCACTGGGGCATTGAAATCTACAAGGCACTCTGCCTCCTTTCTATTATCTATATGTTCTTGTCATTCACTAACTATATGTTCAATGCCAATTTTGTCGTATTGAATATCACACTTCCGCAGAAGAATGTACGGCTTGATAAAGGTACCATAGAGAAACTCCAGCGATGTACCCTACGCTGGCAAAAGACACCTGCTGCCCTGACGAAGAACATAACCATCAATGATGTTTCTCGTCAGTTAGGAACCAACCGCACCTACCTCTCACTTTACCTCAATACCTATCTGAACCTAACCTTTAGTGAATGGATAGGACAAATCCGCCTTAAGCAAGCTAAGACTTTGCTGGCATCCAATGCCATCATGAGCATGGAGCAAGTTGCTGAGGCTACAGGCTTCACATCGTCATCCGCTTTCAGCCATTACTTCAAGGCACATGAGGGACTTTCACCCATAAGATGGCGTAGGCAAACTCGACACAAGAAAACGGATCAATCAGACTAA
- a CDS encoding DUF4252 domain-containing protein has protein sequence MRTTIFTIAFAVAILCSSCTVKANPTTLITQPINDEVESIIKEFKSGNNVTYVNLPKTLIKLGLKAADDETANALAEQIDGLQILTFEKANQKIKDGLYNRISKLETQGYEPMVKANEDGEKVRIFIKGNEKEVQSLVVFAMDKEDCSLINIVGHINPSNIDDVVKSQTK, from the coding sequence ATGAGAACAACAATCTTTACTATCGCATTCGCTGTAGCTATTCTATGCTCAAGCTGCACCGTAAAAGCCAACCCAACGACGCTCATCACACAACCAATAAATGATGAGGTAGAGTCTATTATCAAAGAGTTTAAGAGTGGAAACAACGTCACTTACGTCAACTTGCCTAAGACACTCATAAAGCTTGGATTGAAGGCTGCCGACGACGAGACTGCTAATGCACTCGCTGAGCAAATCGACGGACTGCAAATTTTAACTTTCGAGAAGGCTAATCAAAAGATTAAAGACGGCTTATACAACCGTATCAGTAAGCTGGAAACACAGGGATATGAACCTATGGTGAAGGCAAATGAGGACGGCGAAAAGGTCAGAATCTTCATTAAAGGCAACGAGAAGGAAGTGCAGAGCCTTGTTGTCTTCGCTATGGACAAAGAAGACTGCTCACTCATCAATATCGTAGGACATATCAATCCTTCTAATATAGATGATGTCGTAAAGTCACAAACCAAGTAA
- a CDS encoding helix-turn-helix transcriptional regulator, with translation MSNILIYSLGCFSFILSCVFFAAIRWGHVCSPYAKYADKFFPARKISIFFLLFSIALFPYVLNPMRTETWMLAKFYAILFIPTTWIILFHKYFDPSGYKREKYRLRLMASIPVLIILLLFALSIIPKKLSEHQSGQIAYVCIGVGASLFAYLVYSTFWLYRKTNEYNQDNYSNEEEFPVRFANYVLWQPLAYTLTGWIVLFTDSRLLKAWIDFLLSGWHIIILLASLHPNRSNAEAMRKMDEVISQYIRRNNLIPSPEDIEPENTEGISAAKVNQIKADILEIVEQKKGFLNPHLTLAHVASQTDYGRTYVSKVFKQEFGGFYNYINRLRLEYAAQYASEHPEASQDEIASQSGFSSRTSQWRAANRLTRSEDPTV, from the coding sequence ATGAGCAACATCCTGATATATTCTTTGGGCTGCTTCTCCTTTATCCTCTCCTGCGTCTTCTTTGCAGCAATAAGATGGGGGCACGTGTGCTCTCCCTATGCAAAATACGCAGACAAGTTCTTCCCAGCACGAAAAATAAGCATTTTCTTTCTTCTTTTCTCTATCGCTCTATTTCCTTACGTACTCAATCCGATGCGTACAGAGACTTGGATGCTGGCAAAGTTCTATGCGATTCTCTTCATACCGACGACATGGATCATACTGTTTCACAAGTACTTTGATCCTTCTGGCTATAAGCGGGAGAAATATAGGTTGCGACTGATGGCATCGATTCCAGTACTGATTATCTTGTTGCTCTTTGCCCTAAGCATCATTCCGAAGAAGTTGTCAGAACACCAAAGTGGTCAGATTGCCTACGTCTGTATAGGAGTAGGCGCATCCCTGTTTGCCTATCTTGTTTATTCTACCTTCTGGCTTTATCGCAAGACCAATGAATACAACCAAGACAACTACTCCAACGAGGAGGAGTTCCCAGTACGGTTTGCCAATTATGTACTCTGGCAGCCGCTGGCTTACACACTGACGGGATGGATTGTTCTTTTCACAGACAGCCGATTACTTAAAGCCTGGATTGATTTTCTGCTCAGTGGTTGGCATATCATCATATTGCTCGCCTCCCTCCATCCCAACCGCAGCAATGCCGAGGCAATGCGAAAGATGGATGAAGTTATATCGCAATACATAAGACGAAATAACCTCATCCCATCACCTGAAGATATAGAGCCTGAGAATACGGAAGGTATTAGCGCAGCGAAGGTAAACCAGATAAAGGCGGACATTCTTGAGATTGTGGAGCAGAAGAAAGGCTTCCTCAATCCTCACCTAACACTTGCCCACGTAGCATCACAGACTGATTATGGTCGGACTTATGTATCAAAGGTTTTCAAGCAGGAGTTCGGTGGATTCTATAACTACATCAACCGACTACGATTGGAATATGCAGCCCAGTATGCCAGCGAACACCCAGAAGCCAGTCAAGACGAGATAGCCAGTCAGTCGGGTTTCAGTAGTAGAACCAGCCAGTGGCGGGCAGCCAATCGGCTGACTAGAAGCGAGGATCCAACCGTCTAA
- the ybeY gene encoding rRNA maturation RNase YbeY has protein sequence MITYSAEGVKMPKIKKREISRWIKAVAATHGRKVGEIGYMFVDDEKILEVNNEYLGHDYYTDIITFDYDEDDVLNGDLVISLDTVRSNAELFKKSYEDELHRVIIHGILHLCGINDKGPGEREIMEENENKALALLKRMQTEK, from the coding sequence ATGATAACATATAGTGCTGAAGGCGTTAAGATGCCTAAAATCAAGAAACGAGAGATTTCTCGTTGGATTAAAGCTGTTGCTGCAACGCATGGTAGAAAGGTTGGAGAAATTGGTTATATGTTCGTAGATGATGAGAAGATTCTCGAAGTAAACAACGAGTATCTTGGACATGATTATTACACGGACATCATTACTTTCGACTATGATGAGGATGATGTGCTCAATGGCGACCTTGTTATCTCACTTGATACAGTCCGCTCTAATGCCGAACTTTTCAAGAAGTCATATGAGGATGAGCTTCACCGAGTTATCATTCATGGTATCCTTCACCTCTGTGGTATCAATGACAAGGGTCCTGGAGAGCGTGAGATTATGGAAGAAAACGAGAACAAGGCGCTTGCACTTCTCAAGAGAATGCAGACCGAGAAATAG
- the dprA gene encoding DNA-processing protein DprA, whose protein sequence is MESLNSILLTRLTRFNLSELAELYKRAGSATAVIEHKRDIREILPEASTHLIQALKDVDSLREWAEQELEYDRLHNIEPICMNDERYPQRLKECPDAPILLYYLGNADLNNRHVINIIGTRHCTTYGQDIIRSFVRELKALCPDVLILSGLAYGVDIHAHRAALENGFETVGVLAHGLDDIYPRGHRDTALKMIKQGGLLSEYTTHTQPVARNFVQRNRIVAGCADATILVESAAKGGGLITCSIARSYGREVFAFPGAVHSDYSEGCNNLIRDNGAALITSATDFVKAMGWDDAIKLEQAQQRGIERTLFPDLSSEEEAIVRVLAKNNDLQINLLSIQANIPIARLTGILFTLEMKGVIRAMAGGCYHLLA, encoded by the coding sequence ATGGAATCCTTAAACTCAATCTTACTAACCCGACTTACTCGCTTTAACCTCAGCGAATTGGCTGAACTTTACAAGCGAGCTGGCTCTGCCACGGCTGTCATAGAACATAAAAGAGACATCAGAGAGATTCTTCCTGAAGCCTCAACGCATCTCATACAAGCACTGAAAGATGTTGACAGCCTGAGAGAATGGGCTGAACAAGAATTGGAATACGACCGTCTGCATAACATTGAGCCTATCTGTATGAATGATGAACGCTATCCACAGCGGCTCAAGGAGTGTCCAGATGCTCCTATCCTACTCTATTATCTCGGTAATGCAGACCTTAACAATCGACACGTTATCAATATTATCGGTACACGACACTGCACCACCTACGGGCAAGATATTATCCGTTCGTTTGTCAGAGAACTAAAAGCACTTTGCCCAGATGTACTCATCCTAAGTGGACTGGCTTACGGAGTAGATATCCATGCACATCGAGCAGCCTTGGAGAATGGCTTTGAAACTGTAGGAGTATTGGCTCATGGACTCGATGATATCTACCCTCGTGGACACAGAGATACAGCTTTAAAGATGATTAAACAAGGTGGATTACTGTCGGAATATACCACGCATACGCAGCCCGTTGCCCGCAACTTCGTACAACGTAACCGTATCGTGGCAGGTTGTGCTGATGCAACTATCCTCGTAGAATCGGCTGCGAAGGGTGGAGGACTTATCACCTGCAGTATCGCTCGTAGCTATGGACGGGAAGTATTTGCCTTCCCTGGCGCTGTTCATTCGGATTATAGCGAGGGCTGTAATAACCTTATTCGTGACAATGGTGCAGCTCTCATCACATCAGCAACAGACTTTGTGAAGGCGATGGGATGGGATGATGCTATCAAATTGGAGCAGGCACAACAACGAGGAATTGAACGAACGCTTTTCCCTGATTTGTCTTCAGAAGAGGAAGCTATCGTTCGCGTGCTCGCTAAAAACAATGACTTGCAGATTAATCTCTTGTCGATTCAAGCGAATATTCCTATCGCAAGGCTCACAGGAATCCTCTTTACGCTGGAAATGAAAGGGGTTATTAGAGCTATGGCTGGCGGTTGTTATCATCTTTTAGCATAG